GCAGCCGGTCGGCGGCGGGGTAGAGCACCTGCTCGGCGAGCGGGTCGGTCGGCCCCGCGCCGGCGGAGTGGAGCACCGGGAGGGCGATCCACTCGCCGATGACGGGAAGGTGGCCGGCGGCGAAGACGGGCCAGGCGGCCGCCTCCAGCCGGGCCAGGTTGGCGGCCATCGCCTGCGGGTCGCCGTCGGTGCCGGAGCGGTACGGTCCGGCGATCAGGACGAGCATGGGTGCATCGGTGTCGGTCATGGTCGGCTACGATACACGCAGAAACGTGAAGGAACAGGAGGGAGCAAGCAATGCTCGCTGCGGAACGGCGCGACCACCTGCTCGGGCTGCTGGCCCGCGAGGGGAAGGTGGTCGCCAAGGAGGTGGCCGCCGACCTGGGCATCTCCGAGGACAGCGTCCGGCGCGACCTGCGTGACCTGGCCGCGGAAGGGCTCTGCCAGCGGGTCTACGGCGGGGCGCTGCCCGCCTCGCCCGCCGTGGTCGGTTACGCCGAGCGGCAGTCCGTCACGCCCGGCGGGAAGCGCCGCGTCGCAGCGGCGGCCGTCGCCCTGGTCCGTCCCGGCAGCACGCTGATCCTGGACGGCGGCACCACCGCGCTCGCGGTGGCCGAACTGCTGCCGCCGGACCTCCACTGCACCGTGATCACACACAGTCCGACGGTGGTCGCGGCCCTGCTGGAACACCCGCGGGCGGAGCTGTTCCTGCTCGGCGGACGGGTGTTCAAGCACTCCGCGGTGGCCTGCGGCGCGGCGGCGGTCGAGGCCGCCCAGAACGTCTCGGCCGACCTCTGCCTGCTCGGCGTCACGGGCGTCCACCCGGACGCGGGCCTGACCACCGGCGACGCCGACGAGGCCGCCATGAAGCGCGCCCTCGCCGCCCGCGCCGCCGAGACCTGGATCCTCGCCTCCGCGGAGAAGATCGGCGCCGCCTCCCCGTTCCGGGTCCTGCCCTGGGACCGGATCACCGGTCTGATCACCGACGCCGATCCGGCCCACCCCGCCCTGGAGCGCCTCACCGCGGCCGGCGTGGAGATCCTCCCGGCCCGCTGACCGCCGCCCGGGCGCTGGATCCCGCCGATCGGCGCGGCACGACGGCCCGGGTCAGCTCGTCGCGTCCCGCGTCAGGACGACCACCGGGATCCGGCGTCCGGCCCGCTCCTGGAACCCCGCGAAGTACGGGGTGTGCGGCAACTGCCGGGCCCAGAGCCGGTCGTGTTCGGCGCCCTCGGCCACGGACGCGGTGACCGCGAAGCTCTCCGCGCCGACCTCGACCCGGGCGGCCGGGTCGGCGAGCAGGTTGTGGTACCAGCCGGGGTGGTTCGCCCGGCCCCCGTTGGCCCCGAAGATCACCAGCCGCCCGCCGTCCTCCAGGTAGGTCACCGGCATGACGCGCGACTCCCCGCTGCGGGCGCCGGTGGTGGTGAGCAGAAGCAGCGGCACGCCGGCGAAGTCGCCGCCCACCACCCCGGCGGAGGAGCGGAATTCGTCGAT
The DNA window shown above is from Streptomyces sp. TLI_171 and carries:
- a CDS encoding DeoR/GlpR family DNA-binding transcription regulator, which encodes MLAAERRDHLLGLLAREGKVVAKEVAADLGISEDSVRRDLRDLAAEGLCQRVYGGALPASPAVVGYAERQSVTPGGKRRVAAAAVALVRPGSTLILDGGTTALAVAELLPPDLHCTVITHSPTVVAALLEHPRAELFLLGGRVFKHSAVACGAAAVEAAQNVSADLCLLGVTGVHPDAGLTTGDADEAAMKRALAARAAETWILASAEKIGAASPFRVLPWDRITGLITDADPAHPALERLTAAGVEILPAR
- a CDS encoding DUF4406 domain-containing protein, with amino-acid sequence MTDTDAPMLVLIAGPYRSGTDGDPQAMAANLARLEAAAWPVFAAGHLPVIGEWIALPVLHSAGAGPTDPLAEQVLYPAADRLLAHCDAVLRLPGESTGADQDVATARRRGLPVYHDVSELPHRAPQRAA
- a CDS encoding nitroreductase family deazaflavin-dependent oxidoreductase, with the translated sequence MSERLQRNQLVIDEFRSSAGVVGGDFAGVPLLLLTTTGARSGESRVMPVTYLEDGGRLVIFGANGGRANHPGWYHNLLADPAARVEVGAESFAVTASVAEGAEHDRLWARQLPHTPYFAGFQERAGRRIPVVVLTRDATS